In one window of Helianthus annuus cultivar XRQ/B chromosome 17, HanXRQr2.0-SUNRISE, whole genome shotgun sequence DNA:
- the LOC110925458 gene encoding protein FAR1-RELATED SEQUENCE 5-like has translation MCDRGGVYKSDKDSSRETCTRKINCPFEMVAKFSKKNGSWTLKVKPGEHNHPPGEYMEGHPILKRLTPNEHQLVAELTGKGVFPKDILGVIKERDENNVSTIKNIYNARDKIRATGHKGKSLMEVLMSHLNDKGYTFEISTNRVSNMLEDLFFVPKISYKYFLDFPHVLLMDVTYNTNKYKLHFLEIVGVTSTNKTISIAFAVMRKETEEKYLWALNCLKLSRTSKA, from the coding sequence ATGTGTGATCGTGGTGGTGTGTATAAATCAGATAAAGATTCAAGTAGAGAGACCTGCACTAGAAAGATAAATTGCCCGTTTGAAATGGTAGCGAAATTTTCAAAAAAGAATGGTTCTTGGACGTTAAAAGTAAAACCTGGTGAGCATAATCATCCACCCGGAGAATATATGGAGGGACACCCAATCCTCAAACGATTGACACCTAATGAACACCAATTGGTGGCAGAGTTGACGGGGAAGGGTGTGTTCCCAAAAGATATTTTAGGTGTTATCAAGGAGCGTGATGAAAATAATGTCTCTACAATTAAAAACATATATAACGCACGTGATAAAATTCGAGCAACGGGTCATAAAGGGAAATCTTTGATGGAGGTGCTAATGTCTCATTTAAATGATAAAGGGTATACTTTTGAAATTTCTACCAATAGAGTTTCAAACATGTTGGAAGACTTATTCTTTGTTCCTAAAATCTCATACAAGTACTTCCTTGATTTTCCACATGTGTTGCTTATGGATGTCACATACAATACGAACAAGTATAAATTGCATTTTCTTGAAATTGTTGGTGTAACTTCTACCAACAAGACAATCTCCATAGCTTTTGCAGTTATGCGTAAAGAAACAGAGGAGAAATATCTTTGGGCATTAAACTGTTTAAAACTATCAAGAACCTCCAAGGCATAA